In Bacillota bacterium, the genomic stretch TAGGCTCTGTATCCAAGCTGCCTTGCAGCTGTGATTACCCTTGGCACCAAGCCACCGGACACTTTAACCTGTATTTGATAATTCGGCGTTCTGTAAAAACCAAGCCTTGTTTTCTGCTGAATTCGTCTCTGAACTGAAGTCACATTTCGCTTGCTGGTCGGGATGGTTACAAGGTAGGTTCTGTTTTGCGCAAATGAGAGGTTTGATACCGAAGTTACTTTGGCCTTGCTACTTTTCTTCTTTATGGTTTTCTTCCTGCTTTGCTTTGAGCTTTTCTTTGAACTTTTCTTTTTTACGCTAACTTTCTTCTTGCTAGCTTTTTTCTTTACCGTCTTTGCATAGGCAATGCTGCTTGAGTTTAAGCTCAAAATCGGCACTGCCGAGGTTAGACTCAAGCTCAAGCAGAGGACAATAATTACTGCAATCAGCCGTTTCTTCATCATTTACATAACCCCCAGGTACGAAATAGAACGCAAAAATCCGTGTGTTTATCCAATCTATCGGAAGTTTCTGGAAGGCACTTGAGGCATGAATATTTCTTAAGTACTTACCTGAAAGTAAAAGGTTAGTAAACTAATTAGTGAAAGCAGGGTCATAAGCCAAATATAATATGATGAGAACTGTTAGAGCGGATTTAGGCACCGCAAATCTTTTACTACAAGACAAATTAGCAATTAAGGATTAGAATATTTGCGTATCAAACAATACTTTATTTTGCAGATCACGTGCTAGCCTGTGACATAAATCTAATCAAGGAATGGTAAATGAAAGTTTTACATGTAAACAACGTAGCCAACGTCCCAGAGGGGCTTGTAAGAGGCCTAAACAGCATTGGAGTTGAAGCCCATCTTTTTCAACCATTTACAGGAATCAATAAGACAGGCAGATTTGCCAAACTAAGTGTGCTGGCGCACAGAATTAGAGATACGAGGCTGGTTGCAAAGCAAGTCCTAAAAGAGAACTATGACATTGTCCACATTCATTACGCCTATTTTGGGATATTAGGAATACTGGGCGGATATCAGTATTGGCTTCATTGCCATGGTACTGATATCCGCCGCAATTTAAATAACCCGGCATACGGCAAAATAACATCGCTAAGCCTTATGCGAGCCAAGCGCGTGCTCTATTCAACACCAGACTTAAAAAAATACGCCGACAAAATAAGACCTGATGCAGTTTTTCTTCCAAATCCGATACAAACGGATAAGTTTAAGCCGAGAAGCCTAAAGGGAACCGACGGTAAAATTCTTCTTATCAGCCGCATAGATAAAGTCAAAGGGATAGATACGGCATTTAAAGCCTTCGAAATACTTAAAAAACAAAACCCAACCGTGCAAATTGATGTATTCTCGTGGGGTCCAGACCTCGCCAGATTTAAGAATAAACAATTTGTCAACTTTATCCCAACGGTCAAACATGAAGAGCTGGGAGAGTTAATATCAAACTACCAGATAATAGTAGGCCAGTTTGATTTGGGTATCATGGGAATGTCTGAGATGGAGGCAATGGCCTGCGCAAGACCAGTTGTCAGCTATTTTAAGTACCAGGATTGGTATGCTGAGGCCCCTCCTCTTATCTCAACAAAAAACGAAGTTGAGATCGCGGCACAAATTGAAGGGCTTCTGGCAAAACCAAAACTCTGCGAAGAGATCGGACAAGCCGGGCGGGGCTGGGTTATTAAATATCATGACTATATAGCTGTCGCAAAAAAACTGGCTGAACTGTACAAGAGATGATATCTCTGACTCTAAATTCTATCTTTAATACTGCTCGAGGTATACTAGCTCTGTATTTTGCATATGTGCCATTCTATCTGCCTGATTTCGTGCCGACATTGCCATACCTGCCGGTACTCTTTAAGTTGCTTGTGCCAAAGCTGCTATCCAGCCTGTCGTTGTTCATATAGATAAAGTCCCTTCCTACTATAACCACCACATCAGCGGACCCGGACGGTCTCGCATCTGTAGATACATGTCCAAAGCCAAGTGCAGATTGAACTCGTCTTCCCAGTTCTTCTTTCTCAGCGGCAACAACAATCTGGGTCTCATAGTAGTTGAAATTGTTAGCATTTCCAAGCTCGATAACTTTGAACTGAAGCGATGTTAGCTTGTCACCCATAGCTTTTGCCATACCAGGTTTGCCGCTACCGTTTTGAACCTCTATCTTAATATTTTTGTTTTGTTTTTCTTCTTCGGTCAGTGTAAGCGGCATGTCGTTTTTAATGCGTTCAAATATCCAATCGGTTTGGCGTTTATCGAGAATGACATAGCTTATTCCGCCGATTGTCTCCGTTCCTCCGGGCAGTGTTAACATGTGGATATTCTGGCGGCCTATGGTTCTTACCTGCTGACCATAGTTTATCATCTGCGTAATTCCAAGACCTTTGTCTGTTCGTACATTACGGGATGCTATCTCTGCTAGTTGAGGTATTCTTATGACATTGCTCAAGCGCAAGAGTTTATCCATAACTGCCCTTATGAACTTCTGCTGCCGACCCATCCTGCCAAAATCGTCATCACAGTGGCGTATTCTTACGTATTTTAAGGCTTCTTCCCCATCCATATGCTGATATCCAGGCCGGATGTTTATTCCGTGCCGCAGGTCTACCAGTTTTTTCTCGACATCGATATCGATACCACCCAGCGCATCGACAATTTCTTTAAATCCCTCAAAGTCAACAACAGCATAATGGTTAATTTTCAAACCGGAAAGCTTCTCCACAGTCTTTATAACAAGCCTTGGGCCGCCAAACTGATAAGCAGCGTTTATTTTTTGCTTTCCGTGCCCCGGAATATCAACTCTTGCATCTCTGGGTATCGAGAGAAGATAGCCGACTTTTTTCTTAGGATTAATTCTAAAGACCATCAGGGTATCAGAGCGTCCGATGTCGCCCTCTTCTCCCCTGCTATCACTTCCAAGGAGAACAAATGTAACAGGCTTATCCTCAACTGGTGGAGTCAACTCGAAGTCATCATCGTTTCCCGCGTACGCCTGGTCCTCATTGTGGATTCTCGCCTCAAGGTATTTGGCATAAACAAAGCCAACCCCTGCCAGGATGATAAATATTAAAATTGACCATAGAATAAAGACCCGCAAATAGCCTCTTTTGCGCCGTCTTTCAGGTTTCTTTGGCCTTACTGGATTTTGCTTGACTACATGCTTACCTACGTACAAAAAATCCTCCAAACGGTAACCCAAACAAGGTTATCATAAAAATTAAGCAATCCTCAAGTTCCGCAGCTAAGCAAGATAAACAATTACTACGATACTCTTCCCAACGGATATCTCTCAACAATATGGATGCCCGCTTTTGATATGTTAAGATAGAGAAAGCTAATTTTCTACAGCAAAATATCACCCGTGGGGAAGAAATATGCTCAATAAGTTTCGCTCGGTAATCGAATCAGGACTCCTTTCGTTCTTGCTGTTCTGGTCGTTTGTACAATTTTACAATTTATTCTTGGTGCGAGAAGCACCGCTAACCGTTATTCTTATTATTATCGCTCATTATATAACCTCAGTATTTTGTGGTTACTGGGCTGGATGGCGTTCTAAAAATGACGGCTGGCTATATGGAATTATAGGGTACGTCCTGTTCAGAACCCTGGCCCTAAAGTTTAACGTACATGCCGTATTGCCGTTTCCTCTCCATATAAGATTACTTGGTTTTATACCCGTCCTCACACTCCTTATGTTTGGGGGAGTCATCGGGGAGCAGCGGGCACGCTATGCATCGATAAACCAACGCAACCAGGTCATCTACCCAGTAATAAAAAGAATACTGGATTTTGTCTTAAGCACTTTTGCCTTGCTCGTGCTGGGTCCTTTAATGCTGGTTATCGCAATCGGAATCAAACTTGCGTCACCCGGACCGATTTTTTTTCACCAGAGAAGAATTGGACAGCATGGCCGTCTAATTAACATAATTAAATTCCGCACGATGAATGAGGGTGCAGACAAGATAAACCACCTGCAACTTCTTAAAGCTCAGAACGATAATGCCTGCCAGATAAAAGACGACCCGAGAGTTTTTCCATTTGGGAAGCTTTTGCGAACAACCAGCTTGGATGAACTACCGCAGCTTATAAACGTTGCAACCGGTGAAATGAGCTTGATCGGCCCGAGACCACTTGTTCCTGAGGAGCTAGAAGTATCCGACGGAGCCACCTTAAAGAGATTGGAAGTAAAACCGGGCCTGACTGGGCTTGCGCAAATAAGCGGTCGAGGAAATCTAACACCTGAAGAGAGGCTGCGGATGGATATAGACTACGTTGAAAAGCAATCGTTCTTTCTTGACTTAAAGATAATGTTAATTACAGCCTGGCGAGTGCTGACCCGCCACGGCGCATATTGATGTCAATGCAATAAATTAAGCACTGCCGTGCTGCAGCCTGATGCCCTCGCTTAAAAATCCCACTTATAGCGTTAACATGGCTCGTTTAGGGAAAATATAAGAGCAAAAACCAAGGGGCAAAGGATTGGGATTTGCAGTTGTCAGTTGGGTTAAAATATTTGCAAAGCGCACGATAGTACTACTTGCATTGATTTGGGCCTTATGGATATATTACCTATTTTTCAAGTCGTTATCTTACCCAAGACTTCCTACCGCCATTTTTCTTGGTTTTTCTTTGGTGTTTTTTCTTGCCATTTATGGTTTATTCTGGTATCTGGTAAGGGGCCGCCACGGCTATCCAACCATGGACTTAGGTGACTTCCCGTTGCTTCTCTTTGCTGCATTTACTGCCATAATTGCCGATTCTTTTGTGGTTGCCGCAACAGTTGGCGATTTTCATAGCTACCTTAGCAACAACCTCCAAGAAGTCACCTTTCTTCTCACCCTTATTGCCGCCGTATTTTACCTGGGAGAACTTGTAACCAAGCGACTGAGGACTGATAATTCAGTTGTCGAGAGGATATTCATATCTGTTGTAGCCGGTCTTGGAGTCATGGCCATATTGATCCTGGTGGCAGGCGTAATTGGCTTTTTGCATCCACTGCCGATCCGCATTGTTGTACTCCTGCTGGCCACCTTAGGCGCTATTCAGCTTACCCGCCTTAGGAAACAAAGAAGTGTAGATCGTGAAGACCTTGATTTCTTGCCAAATCCTATCTCTCTTAGTCTGACCGTTATCCTTGCCTTCGGGTTTGTCGTAAGCTGGGCGCCACTATGGAACTATGATTCACTCCTTTACCATATTGGCATTCCTAAGCTCTATTTACAGACACATGGGATCTACTATATCCGCGACTTTCTCCCTGCTAACTATCCGCTAAACGGTGAGATGCTGTTTATGCTCTCACTAGCCTTAAAAGACGATATTTTAACGCAGCTACTGAGCTATTTCATTTCACTCTGGCTTATCCTTGGAGTTTTTCTCATTACCAAGCGTCTCTATTCTGACCGGGCGGCAGCTATAAGCATAGTACTCATGCTTACCCTTTCGGCATTTGTTCATAAAATTCCAGTTAGCGACAACGATGCTTTACTTTCTCTCTTTATATTGGCGTGTCTTTTTGCCTTTGCGGTCTGGCGGGAGAAAAAGCAGAACGGATGGCTTTATCTATCTGCACTAATGCTTGGATTTGCCGCAGGCACGAAGTATTCAGGCTTTCTTGTTCTGGTTACTTTTGGCCTGCCAGCACTCATAATAATTGCTACTGTAAAAGGAAAAGAGACAAGCGATAAAGCCCAAGTCGGCAAGGTTTTAGCTATCTATTTAGCTCTAACGTTAGTCGGTTTTGGACCTTGGCTTTTCAAAAACTACTTATTCACCGGAAACCCAACTTGCTCTATGTTGATGGGCATATTTGAAGATCGGGATTGCATAGCGTCCTTGACCAACCTCTTCCAAAATACGGTTAAAAATCCTAATTTACTATCCAATGGCAATGGGCCTCTTGGCTACTCCTTTATCCCCAGGTTTTTATTAATTGGAGAACCATCTGACCTGTCTATGGGTCCCGCATTACTATCCTTTTTGCCGCTTGCTTTAAGAAAAGATATCCTGGCGAAACCAATGAGTATAATCTTGGTAGTTGTGGCAGCTGGCTTCTTGATTCCCTGGTTGGTTCTTCCAGTTCAGGTCACACAATTTGCACTTCCTGGTTTAGTGCTTATCATGCCGCTTATCTCGGCAGGTATAGACAGTCTCACGTCGAACAACCGTATCATTAAAGTAGCCATCGTATTATTGCTCCTGGCCGGGGTATTTACCAACATTTTCTTGCTTACCGTAAGCCAGATCAAAGCTTTTTCTGCTGGCATGGCTTATAGTAGCCATCAGCAATTTATGCGCAACAATGCATTATATCAAGCATATAATTATATCAACAAGCACATTCCCTCCGATGAGAAAATCGCAATGGTAATTGGCGATGGCATCTACTATCTTAACAAGCGGCCTTTACTGATCTTAAACCCCCTAAACAACAGCAAGTTGAAACAAGCCGGTTTTGGTAGTCCCGAAAGGCTTATGTGGCTTCTGAGGCGTGAGGGCATTGATTATGTCCTGATAAGTAGTGAGGTTAAAAGATATGTATATAACCAGAAGGAAAATGCGTCCTATAGTATCTACCGCCCACTGGTTGAAGACCTTGACCTGCTTATTTTAAGTGAGCAACTCGACATGGTATATAAATACCAAGATATCTACTTATATAAAATAGCTGAAATACCAGCCACCCGGACACCGACTAAAAGCCAGAATAACAACTAGCCGACAATTATTTTGGTTACTGACCTAACAATTAGAGACAATGCAATGAAAAGAAACGCGGATAAAGCTTTATGGGCAGATATATCTCGAAAGATTGCCGCAAACACAGAATCCTTAAGGTATAAACGCACCTTATTTAATAGAGTCATTGCCAGCATACAAGTGAGGCTCCCTTCACTTGCCGGCAGCTGAATTGGCTTCTTAAAAATCCACGTTATAATCTTACTGTTATACCAAGCACTCTTAAGCAGTTCAATACTCCGCCGCCCGGGAAGGCTTGGAATAGCATTTTTATAGTAAACGTGCACGGCGCTTAATTTTGCGGGTGCAAGACTACTATTAACGGTGGCAGATATCCGGGTGTGAGCTTGCTCAGACTTAAGGCCGTCGATTGTTATCTGTAGACCCAGCAGGACCCAAAAGAATACGGCAGCCTGCGGGTGCTGAAAACTATTGCTAGTCAATCCATTTATCGAAAAACCTGCCACAGCAGCAAGAATAGCAGAGTTAACCCAAGAGAGAAGATTGTCTTTGGCTTTTTCTCTTGCCATATAAAGCCCATATTTGACAGAAATAAGAATAATTGCAGCAAATGAGAGCATTCCAAAAACGCCGGTCTCGGCCCATATGGTTAAAAAGGAGTTGTGTGCCCCGTAGGCGACCCATCCGACACTTGCTCCGGGATGTGTAAATACATATGCAGTAAAAGCCGCATAAAAATTGCCGATTCCTGTACCGACCCAGGGGTGCTCACATATAACGCCAATCGCAATATTCCATAGCTTCATCCTGAACCCGGCTGAACCACCGGTAATATCAATAATGCTTATAAGGCGGCTAGCTACCCTTGGCTCTATAATCAATGCTATAACAAATACTGCAACCCATAACCAGAGCAGCCGGACTTGCATGAGAGCCGACATCAGCACAACACCCACACCAGTTGCAAGCCAGCTTCCACGTGTATACGTTTGAACCAGGATGGATAGCAGAAATATAGCTATGGCAAGCATAGCAAGCTTTTGTATAAACCTGCGCTGGCTAAAAGCCAGCGCAAAGGTTATAGGTATTAGAATAACCAGGTATTCTGCATAAAAGTTAGAGTTTCCAAATGTCGAAGCGATCCGCGGGATAACATCTCCAGTTGCAATAAAGTAAAATTCTTTCTCCGCCTGCGGCAAGTTCATAAAACGGTAGATTTCATAAACACCGTAAATAGCGGAGGCCACACCACTAGCGATCATAAGATAAAGTATCTTTGTTAACTTTTCTCTAGAATCAATTGTACGCCCAACGATAAATGCAAGCGCAAAATACCCCGAGTAGCGAACAATGGCCGATACCGCCTCAGTTATCGATGGGGCAACAATAGACGAAACAGCAGCAAATAATATAAAGACAAGAAAGGTCCAGGTAAAAGGAATTGGCTGGATACCCACTCTCTTTCCAAAATAATTTATGGCATAGGAGGCAATAACCAATCCAACACACATTGAAACCGTATCTACAGGTATCGAACCTAGATTAAACCTGAAATTTACAAGCGGAACAGCAAGCACAAGTAATGACAGGGCAAATTCTATCCTCGCTAATGCCATCACAGCAACGAGAGCGCCCATTAGCGTTAACATAAAATGAGGTAAAGGTAAGAATAACCCAACTGTACCAAACAGTACGCCCAGTAAAGCAATGGCAGCAAAGGAAGGTATAAAGTCTTTTTTCAAAATAGCAAGTTCAGACAAGGCGACCCTTTCCGAATTTTAGCTCCCGGTGCATTAAGCAACATTACTTGCCAAATAAATTATTGCCTAAGATTGGTCGTCTTTAACCGCTATTCTAATTATAGTCGCCTCACCTATAAACCATTTGGTAGTAATAATAAATCTATCTCCAGCTCTGAGAATTTCGTTGCCCGTAGATATCATATCGCTCCCAGATCGACCTTTTGTTGTAATGGTTACATAAACGTCTTTATCAACAGGCGAATCAGATACTATTCTTCTACTCCCATCAAAATCTACCACCTGGGCGGGTTTGATATCGATGCTCTTTATCTTCCCAATCGATGCCTGTGCCGCCTGTTTCTTTACCAAGTCGCCTATTCTTATAGATTTGGCGACGTCGGGGCGTATATCTTTGAGTAGTATCGTATATTCAATCGTCTTATTCTCAGGAACGCTCTTTGCTTTACCCTTATTGGTTAATGTAGTGGCTGCTAAAGCAATAAGGATAAACACGCTAAGAACGATCATCAAATCAACTAAATTTATACGCCCGAAAAGCCTTCCCCTCTCATCTACCAATACCATGGAAAACAACCATCCCTAATTATTCGTTCAGCGTTTAACAGATGAGGGTCCGGTGAGTGAGAGCCATTGGCGCCAATACGCCAAACGCATCTTATCTTGCCACTACCAAAACCTTGTCCAACAGCAAGCCGATATCTCGCTTCTCACCCTGCCCATAAATTTGCTTTTTCCTTACCTCGATTTGATCCGGGTCGGTCAACTTAAACATCTTGCCTTCTGCAATAAGATGTTTATCGATCGAACCCATCCTCCCAGAGAAGAGCGTGTAAACAGGTGTCTTTAATGCAACCGCTTCGCGGTTCATAGTGCCACCGGCACTTATCACCAGGTCTGAGTAGTAGATCAAACTTTGTGCATCAATAGCCCTCTCAGGGATAATAACGTTTTTATATCCCAACATAGAAATTTCTTCACGCTGCTTCGGCGTTCTAGGAAGCAAAACTACCTGCACGTCATCGCGCGTACCTAGCTTGCGCAAGACGTCTATAAAAACCGGATTATGAAACCTGTGATAAAGCGCAACGTCAGGCGGTGTGCGCATAACAGCAATCACCTTGTTTATTTCCAATCCAAGTTCTTTGATAACCGATTCATCCGGCTTAAAATCTGCAAGGTAGTATTCCTCTTTAAGGCCCGGGTATTTGTCAATCTTTTTGTCGGTTGCACCATACGCATATAGAAGCTCGGAAGGGATAAGGTCAGGTATTAACGCTTTTGTCGATACCCTTAGATTGATGTGATGCATCGCTTTGGCAAACTCGTAGTCAAACATGGTAACGTGGGGAATTCGGAGGAAAAAGGAAGCCAGAGCGCAATCGTTTGACCCGTGGCTTATCGCAAGATTAAATCTCTTTCGAGCGGCATAAGCGATGAGTTTGCTTGTGCGGCTAAGAAGCCCGTAGATTTTCCGGTACACCTCTCTGCCCTGGTGTTTTCCAATTAAGGTATGTTCTATACCAAAGCGTTCCAGAAGCTGGGTTGTCTGGGCAAATTCACGCGCAGTCACGAATACCTCGTGTCCCTGTTCTCTAAGAGCCTTAATAAAGGGGCGGAAAATAAGCACGTGCGGCGTATTGGTCATATCTATCCAAACCCGCAATTTCTTGTCATAAGCTCCTGCTTCCTTCAAATTTTGCACCTCTTACTTAAACAAAAACCGAAAATTTAAGGATGAGACCGCATGTCACCGATTCACCGATTTTAACCCTGGACTCTATTATATTGATGTTAAGCGCTTTGCGATATATAAAGAAGCTTTTCCGTCCCCATAGAGCTTGGGAGGCTCACCTGTGGGGTTAAAGTCAGCAATATATTTGAGTATTAGATTCTCATTAGTGCCAGCAAGAATGTTCCATCCATTCTCTACCGTCTCGACCCACTCGGTTGTATTGCGAAGCGTAATACAGGGAACAGCGAAGAAAAAGGCCTCCTTCTGAACCCCCCCTGAGTCGGTAAGAATTTTTGCAGCATTTTTCTCGAGCTTTAAGAAATCGATATATCCTACAGGCTCTACTAGCCTGACCTTGGTTCCCTTAACTATATCGCTTAGGCCATGATCCTCCATGGTTTTTCTGGTTCTCGGGTGAACTGGAAACACAATCAATTTTTGTGATTTTACAAACGCCTCAAGAAGCACTTTTAGGTTGGCAGGCTCATCAGTATTAGAAGCACGATGTATCGTCGCAAGAAGATAACTTTTTGGTTTAAGTTTAAGCTTATCCAAGATAAGGGACTTTTCTTCTGCGATTGCTGCAAAATGAAGGGCGGCATCATACATAACATCGCCGACAAGCTCAACACCTTCTACTATCCCTTCATTCTCAAGATTTTCAACCGCAGTTTTTGTTGGGCAGAACAAAATGTCAGAAAGCCGGTCTGTAACAATCCTGTTTATCTCTTCTGGCATCCCGCGATCAAAAGACCTTAAGCCAGCTTCTACATGTGCAACCGGGATATGAAGCTTTGCCGCAGCAAGTGCACCGGCAAGCGTTGAGTTAGTGTCTCCATAGACGAGCACCATATCCGGCTTCTCATCAATGAGCACCGCTTCTATACGCCCTATCATCTCTGCCGTTTGCTTGCCCTGCCTGCCTGAGCCAACCCCAAGATTATAATCCGGCTTTGGCAAACCCATCTCAGCAAAAAAAATTTCGGACATATTGTAGTCGTAGTGCTGTCCGGTATGGATGAGCACTTCCCGGCATAATTTGCGGATCTCTGTTGAGACAGGAAGGCTTTTTATAAATTGCGGCCTTGCCCCAACAATTGTTGCAATCTTGATCACTTAATCATTTTCCTAACTCTAATCTAACATTAATAATAGCTGTGGATATTAACCTCGCTTCAAGACCCTTTAAAAATCTACCGCCCGCTTGATTATATCAGCTATTATTTCCATATCCGACTCTTCCAATTCAGGATACAGCGGTATTGCAATAGTTTGTTTTGATGCGGCCTCACTTACCGGCAAGTCACCTTCAGTATAACCCAAATCCTTGTAAACCTCTTGCAGATGTAGCGGAACCGGATAATAAACACCATGGCCGATGCCGTTTTCCTTGAGCGCTGTTTCTATCCTCTCTCTATTTGGTACCTTGATGATGTAGAGATGATAGACATGCTTGACGTGCTCAGGTGAGCTTGGAGTTATGATTTTAGTGTCCGCAAACAGCTTATCATAATACTTAGCTTTTTGCCTGCGAGCATTATTCCAGCGATCAATGTGTTTTAGCTTTACTAAAAGTATTGCAGCTTGAAGCTCATCAAGGCGGCTGTTGTAGCCCATCAGACTATGGTGGTATTTTTTATTGCTGCCATGTTGCCTAAGCAATCTAACTTTATCTGCCAGCTCTTTATCGTTGGTTACAACCGCTCCTCCATCACCAGCAGCTCCTAAATTCTTGCTCGGGAAGAAACTGAAGCAGGCGACCGAGCCAAGCGAGCCAACTTTTCTGCCACGGTACTCAGCCCCAATTGCCTGGCAGGCATCCTCAATAACTTTGATGCCATGCCGCTGAGCAATATCATCTATTGTATCCATTTCCGCCGGTTGGCCAAATATATGCACCGGCATTATCGCTTTAGTTCGCGCAGTTATTTTTGCTTCGATCTGCTCTACATCCAAATTATAAGTTTGCGGGTCGATATCTATAAACACCGGCTTTGCACCAAGTCTTGAGATGGACTCCGCCGTTGCGAAAAAAGTAAACGGACTTGTGATTACCTCATCGCCCGGGCCAATACCGCTCGCTTCCAGCGAAAGAACCAGCGCATCGGTACCATTTGCGACACCAACCGCATACTTGGCGCCGCAATAATCAGCAATTGCTGCTTCAAACTCCTTAACCTTTGGGCCAAGTATATAACGTCCGCTTCTTAGAACATCTAAAACAGCGGATTCTACTTCGTCTTTTATCGAGCTATATTGCGCCTGTAGGTCTAATAGTGGAATTGACATCTATCCTCCCCGGATTATGTCTTAAGTGCCAATCTTCCAACGTGCTAAATTCAAGTAAAGTTACTCAAGCTATCAGCTACCAGCTGCTAAATAATATTTCTTATCCGCAGCACTGGGCAACTGCAGCACTAGAGCACAAACACCGGTACTTTGGTACATCAAGGCTTCGGCACTAATCTTACAGTTTCTCTTCCTCAGGGACATCCCTCACAACCCTTGCTGGAACACCCATAACCAATTTCCCAGGAGGAACGTCTTTTGTCACTATAGAGCCCGCCGCAATAAAGGCCTCCTCACCTACCACAACGCCAGGCAGAAGAATAGCATTTCCGCCAACGCGAGCTCCTCGTTTTATGTGAGGGCCTTTTATATGCTTAAACCGCTCTTTAGTTCGTCCCATAAAGTTATCATTTGTCGTTGTCACGCAAGGGGCTATAAAAACATGGTCTTCAAGAGTTGTATAAGCGGTTATATATGCGTTTGATTGTACTTTAGTATAGCTGCCAATCGTGACCCCGTTTTCAATACAGACGCCCCTGCCGATAAGCGAAAACTCGCCTATCCTGCAATTCTCCCTAATTGAAGCAAGATCAGCTATCATCACATTTTCTCCAATCGATGAGCCGGCATATAATACCGCCCCTGTCCCTATAATACAGTTCGCGCCCACCTTAAGCGCCGGCTGCGGCTCACTGTAGGATAAGGTGCTGGTTTTAGCGGGATTAGGCTGCTTGCCCACAACGGCACCATCGCCCATAACTACGTTCTCGCCGATCTTGGTGCCCTCATGAATTACGCAGTTGTGGCCTATCCTGACACCCTCCCCCAGCTCAACATCGGCAAGAATAATGCAGTTTTCGCCAATTTCAACTCCTTGGGGAACCTTAGCGGTCTTATGTATAAATATGCTCAAGGCCCTAACCCTCCGCTATTTTAACAGGTTTCCCACCACTTTTAAGGGATTCCTGGGCCGCCTCAAGAACTTTTACTACCCGCAAACCATCATAGCCGTCGCTTCTTGGCGGCCGCCTTGTTTTGATAGACTCAATGAAATGCTCGCACTCTGCCCTTAAAGGCTCTCTCATCTTTATGCTGGGGATAGTTATATCGCCAAACCTTAGGGTCAAATCCTGCCCGTAAGGTGTATAGCCAGGGTTGGCACCGACACCTTTATCATAAATGCGAACTTTCTCAGAGCTTTCCATATCATCAAATACCACCATTTTTTTGTTTCCAACGACGGTAAGTTTCCTTATCTTATGAGGGTCAAGCCAGCTAACGTGAATATGGGCCATCACTTTGTCGGTGCAGGATATCGAACAAAACACGACATCTTCTACTCCGTCGGTAATATACGATTCACCACGTGCCGACACCTCAACTGGCTCCTTGCCACTCAGAAGATAGAAAATGATTGAAATGTCATGCGGGGCCAGGCTCCAGAGGGCATTCTCATCCCTTCTTACCTGGCCAAGGTTGAGCCTCTGT encodes the following:
- a CDS encoding N-acetyltransferase — translated: MSIFIHKTAKVPQGVEIGENCIILADVELGEGVRIGHNCVIHEGTKIGENVVMGDGAVVGKQPNPAKTSTLSYSEPQPALKVGANCIIGTGAVLYAGSSIGENVMIADLASIRENCRIGEFSLIGRGVCIENGVTIGSYTKVQSNAYITAYTTLEDHVFIAPCVTTTNDNFMGRTKERFKHIKGPHIKRGARVGGNAILLPGVVVGEEAFIAAGSIVTKDVPPGKLVMGVPARVVRDVPEEEKL